From one Branchiostoma floridae strain S238N-H82 chromosome 3, Bfl_VNyyK, whole genome shotgun sequence genomic stretch:
- the LOC118411859 gene encoding uncharacterized protein LOC118411859 — protein sequence MSSKSLEVTSSAHGAERDRLGIIAALMVAVVAVLVSFVTMFVLVRLGAELTEMKSQLKDIKAQMQEMRQWEEHLDTQVSPQGPGNLEQQNGAGSGKSATFLYGAEVHRRAKRSVSNIRNFANKITLPTTLGGCLAGNQGEPGRDGRDGPPGPAGPPGPPGSCCCSTPTSNPPVTTSHSQSPITSTGKTTIDV from the exons ATGAGCTCTAAAAGCCTCGAAGTGACTTCCTCGGCACACGGGGCAGAGCGGGACAGGCTGGGGATAATCGCAGCGCTGATGGTAGCCGTAGTGGCGGTGCTTGTGAGTTTCGTCACCATGTTTGTACTGGTGAGGCTGGGGGCTGAACTGACAGAAATGAAGTCTCAACTGAAGGATATCAAAGCGCAGATGCAGGAGATGCGACAGTGGGAAGAACACCTGGATACGCAG GTGAGTCCTCAGGGCCCCGGCAACCTTGAGCAGCAGAATGGGGCGGGGAGTGGCAAGAGTGCCACCTTTCTGTACGGAGCTGAAGTGCATCGCCGAGCTAAGAGATCTGTGTCTAACATCAGGAATTTTGCTAACAAGATTACACTGCCGACGACTCTAGGGG GATGTTTGGCCGGGAACCAGGGAGAACCCGGAAGGGACGGGAGAGACGGTCCTCCCGGTCCGGCTGGGCCGCCCGGGCCTCCTGGGTCG TGCTGCTGTTCAACACCAACATCGAACCCGCCTGTAACAACAAGCCACAGTCAGTCTCCTATAACCAGCACTGGTAAGACAACTATTGATGTATAA
- the LOC118411401 gene encoding gastrula zinc finger protein XlCGF57.1-like, which produces MASSSYGSPTEVLVGFVSPTEVLLGRQQRVRVERTEELPANIVSSQANFPQVLKPYFDQETEDGKCQISGEHDFATSEKTNSGDLSNHTAVHTGDKPYKCDKCDFSASRKEYLKRHMIKHLPAEQKPYKCDQCDYSSAQKEHLKAHMVKHGGEKPYKYDQCDYATGWRNRLTTHMVKHTGEKPFVCEVCEFSSASKHRLQLHKQTHTGEKPYKCDQCDYTASRKVYLARHKTKHTGEKLACSLCEYSTTDSGRLSNHMAVHTGERPYKCDKCDYSAVRKDHLKQHMFKHLSAEEQPYKCDQCDFSAAQKVNLKAHMAKHGEKLYKCDQCDYYTGRRDSLTTHMAKHTGEKPYMCEECGYRTAEKFCLSQHMKIHTGEPYKCDQCDYYSARKNDLDIHRRKHTGVKPYMCKECGYTTVSQAYLTRHMRVHTGEKPYRCDQCDFCTAWKGCLTRHIEEHTGERPYLCGECGYRTTKSNLHRHMKIHSGNKPYRCELCEYCTHRKGSLARHMATHY; this is translated from the exons ATGGCATCATCCAGTTACGGATCTCCCACTGAAGTTCTGGTTGGTTTCGTGTCTCCCACTGAGGTTCTGCTTGGCAGGCAACAACGTGTGAGGGTTGAGAGGACTGAAGAACTACCAGCAAACATTGTTAGCAGTCAGGCTAACTTTCCCCAGGTGCTAAAACCTTACTTTGACCAGGAAACGGAAGATGGAAAATGTCAGATTTCTGGTGAGCACGACTTTGCAACAAGTGAGAAGACTAACTCAGGCGACCTTAGCAACCATACAGCTGTGCATACGGGAGACAAACCGTACAAGTGCGATAAGTGTGACTTTTCAGCAAGCCGTAAAGAATATCTGAAGCGGCACATGATTAAACACCTTCCAGCAGAgcagaagccctacaagtgtgaccagtgtgactactcctCCGCTCAGAAAGAGCACCTTAAAGCACACATGGTAAAACATGGAGgggaaaaaccgtacaagtatgaccagtgtgattatgcTACAGGTTGGAGGAACCGTTTGACAACACATATGGtcaagcacaccggtgagaaacccttcgtGTGTGAAGTGTGCGAGTTCAGCTCGGCCAGCAAACACAGGCTACAGCTCCACAAGCAaacccacactggggagaagccgtacaagtgtgaccagtgtgactacacAGCCAGCAGGAAGGTTTACTTGGCTCGACACAAgaccaaacacaccggtgagaaactcGCCTGCTCCCTGTGTGAGTACAGTACGACTGACTCGGGTCGCCTTAGTAACCAC ATGGCCGTGCACACGGGAGAAAGGCCGTACAAGTGTGATAAGTGCGACTATTCAGCAGTCCGTAAGGACCACCTCAAGCAACACATGTTTAAACATCTGTCAGCTGAGGAgcaaccctacaagtgtgaccaatgtgacttttctgcagcacagaaagtgAATCTTAAGGCACACATGGCAAAACATGGAGAGAAactgtacaagtgtgaccagtgtgattattatACAGGTCGAAGGGACAGTCTAACAACACACAtggcaaagcacactggtgagaaaccctacatgtgtgaagagtgcgggtacaggacagccgAAAAGTTCTGTCTCTCCCAACACATGAAGATACACACAGGTgagccgtacaagtgtgaccagtgtgactactacTCGGCTAGGAAAAACGACTTGGACATACACAGGCGAAAACACACCGGTgttaaaccctacatgtgtaagGAGTGTGGCTACACTACAGTCAGCCAGGCCTATCTCACTAGACACATGAGGGTacacacaggagagaagccctacaggtgtgaccagtgtgacttctgCACAGCGTGGAAAGGGTGCTTGACTAGACACATAGAAgagcacactggtgagagaccctacctgtgtggggagtgtgggtacaggacgaccAAGTCCAACCTGCACAGGCATATGAAGATACACTCAGGAAACAAGCCGTACAGGTGTGAGCTGTGTGAGTACTGCACGCATAGGAAGGGGAGTTTGGCAAGGCACATGGCCACTCACTACTAA
- the LOC118411437 gene encoding microfibril-associated glycoprotein 4-like codes for MDDEGGGWTVIQRRQDGSVPFNRTWEEYKLGFGNKNGEYWLGNDNTHLLTTRKSYKLKIVLDDWSGATKFAEYSTFWVSGEGDGYRLHVSGYSGNAGDSMAYSNGHRFSTVDRDNDAYSSTHCSQARGQGGWWFGGCSFSYLNGRYLGNCGSSCPRLQGVLWVHWRGLRYSLKSVTMKIRP; via the exons ATGGATGACGAAG GAGGCGGGTGGACCgtgatccagcggcggcaggacgggtcggttcccttcaaccggacctgggaggagtacaaactggGATTTGGGAACAAGAACGGAGAATACTGGCTGGGGAACGACAACACCCACCTCCTGACCACACGGAAAAGCTACAAATTAAAAATTGTCCTGGATGACTGGAGTGGAGCCACGAAGTTCGCAGAGTACAGCACCTTCTG GGTTTCCGGTGAGGGGGACGGGTACCGCCTGCACGTTTCGGGCTATTCTGGAAACGCAGGAGACTCCATGGCTTACAGCAACGGGCACAGgttctccactgtggacagggacaatgatgcCTACAGCAGCACCCATTGTTCCCAGGCGCGCGGACAGGGCGGCTGGTGGTTTGGGGGCTGCAGCTTCTCCTACCTCAACGGCCGTTACCTGGGCAACTGTGGAAGCTCCTGTCCGCGGCTTCAAGGTGTGCTGTGGGTCCACTGGAGAGGCTTGAGATACTCCCTGAAGTCTGTGACTATGAAAATCAGGCCATAA
- the LOC118411860 gene encoding uncharacterized protein LOC118411860, with protein sequence MGSKSLEMTSSAHGAERDRLGIIAVLTAIMVAVVAVLVGFFTMFVLVRQGAELTEMKSQLKDMKAQMQEMRQWGEHLDTQVSPQGPSVHEQQNGAGRGKSANFLYGAEVHHRAKRSVSNIRNFANKITLPTTLGGCLAGERGEPGRDGRDGLSVTGPTGPPGPPGPPGSCCCSSPSPVPAPGKHVGVLISRLHWYMTIKYNIF encoded by the exons ATGGGCTCCAAAAGCCTCGAAATGACTTCCTCTGCACACGGGGCAGAGCGGGATAGGCTGGGGATAATCGCAGTGCTGACGGCCATAATGGTGGCCGTAGTGGCGGTGCTTGTAGGTTTCTTCACCATGTTTGTACTGGTGAGGCAGGGGGCGGAACTGACAGAAATGAAGTCTCAACTGAAGGATATGAAAGCGCAGATGCAGGAGATGCGACAGTGGGGAGAACACCTGGATACGCAG GTGAGTCCTCAGGGCCCAAGTGTCCATGAGCAGCAGAATGGAGCAGGGCGTGGCAAAAGCGCCAACTTTCTGTACGGAGCTGAAGTGCATCACCGAGCTAAGAGATCTGTGTCTAACATCAGGAATTTTGCCAACAAGATTACACTACCCACGACTCTAGGAG GGTGCTTAGCCGGTGAGAGAGGAGAACCCGGAAGGGATGGGAGAGATGGACTCTCGGTCACCGGTCCGACCGGACCCCCTGGCCCACCCGGGCCTCCTGGTTCG TGTTGCTGTTCAAGTCCCAGCCCTGTACCTGCACCTGGTAAGCATGTTGGGGTCCTGATCAGTAGGCTTCATTGGTATATGAccataaaatacaacattttctaa
- the LOC118411435 gene encoding angiopoietin-2-like has translation MFFYPTRIGTYCDMDTAGGGWTVIQRRQDGSVPFNRNWEEYKLGFGDKKGEFWLGNEVIHLLTNFKNHQLRIDMEDWGGNKRFALYSTFRVSGEADGYRLHISGYSGTAGDSMAHNNGHRFSTLDRDNDVWSSHCSRTRGYAGWWFNSCTHSVLNGRYLGNCGSSCSAWQGVVWYHWKGSDYSLKSVSMKIRP, from the exons ATGTTTTTCTACCCTACCCGGATCGGAAcctactgtgacatggacactGCAG GAGGCGGGTGGACCgtgatccagcggcggcaggacgggtcggttcccttcaaccggaactgggaggagtacaaactggGCTTTGGAGATAAAAAGGGGGAGTTTTGGCTTGGGAACGAGGTCATCCACCTCCTGACAAACTTTAAAAACCACCAGTTAAGAATTGACATGGAGGATTGGGGAGGGAACAAACGTTTCGCCCTTTATAGCACTTTCAG GGTGTCCGGTGAGGCGGACGGGTACCGCCTGCACATTTCCGGGTATTCAGGCACCGCGGGAGACTCCATGGCTCACAACAACGGTCACAGGTTCTCCACTttggacagggacaatgatgtCTGGAGTAGCCATTGTTCTCGGACGCGCGGATATGCCGGCTGGTGGTTTAACAGCTGCACCCACTCCGTTCTCAACGGGCGTTACCTGGGCAACTGTGGGAGCTCCTGTTCAGCCTGGCAAGGTGTGGTGTGGTACCACTGGAAAGGCTCCGACTACTCCCTTAAATCTGTGTCTATGAAAATCAGACCATAA
- the LOC118411861 gene encoding scavenger receptor class A member 5-like: MYVEASGGTAGDTARLISAPLNTENNLCLNFNYHMYGTQVGTLNVYVKQRGNNSLGEAIFSRSDFQGDHWKFSELALPKREGFLQIVFETVRGSGAYGDIAIDDVGIITDACVRLTGGNTSAEGRVEVLHYGEWGTVCNDRWGDEDAQVVCRQLGFRYARPVSSQRSFGRGGGHIWLDQVACTGNESRLTDCPHNGWADHDCAHDEDASVSCYGKVDF, encoded by the exons atgtacgttgAGGCCAGTGGTGGTACCGCAGGTGACACGGCTCGGCTCATCAGCGCACCGCTGAACACGGAGAACAACCTCTGTCTGAACTTTAACTACCACATGTACGGCACACAAGTCGGCACCCTCAACGTGTACGTGAAACAGCGCGGGAACAACAGCCTTGGAGAGGCCATTTTCAGTAGGTCAGACTTCCAGGGGGACCACTGGAAGTTCAGCGAGTTGGCACTGCCAAAACGGGAAGGATTCTTACAG ATTGTTTTTGAGACCGTTCGTGGCAGCGGCGCTTACGGCGACATTGCCATCGATGATGTTGGAATAATAACGGATGCCTGCG TACGTCTTACCGGCGGGAACACCTCTGCCGAAGGAAGGGTGGAAGTGCTTCACTACGGGGAGTGGGGAACGGTCTGTAACGACCGGTGGGGAGACGAGGACGCGCAGGTGGTGTGCCGTCAGCTGGGCTTCCGTTACGCCCGGCCTGTGTCCTCCCAGCGCTCCTTCGGGCGGGGCGGCGGCCACATCTGGTTGGACCAGGTGGCCTGTACCGGGAACGAGTCCAGACTGACCGACTGTCCGCACAACGGCTGGGCGGATCACGACTGCGCGCACGACGAGGACGCCAGTGTTTCCTGTTATGGTAAGGTTGATTTTTAG
- the LOC118411862 gene encoding collagen alpha-1(I) chain-like has protein sequence MGSETLYDMTYPKIGAVRGKGASNGQGTLIVAVTAVIVSFVTMFVVVFVMVRLGAELGEIKLQLSHLKDTETHLKETEAQLKEMESHVQELRQWREHLDVQVSLQGPNAQEDVNGDRRGKSATFLYGAEVHQRAKRSVHNTGDFANKITLPMTLGGCLAASAGRDGVQGPPGPSGRDGQTGPHGPPGPPGPPGPPGSDGLNGLQGPVGPSGPSGRDGQAGPLGPTGPPGPPGSDGLNGSQGPAGETGPPGPAGETGPPGPAGQAGPPGPTGPSGPPGTDGLDGPQGPAGQAGPPGPPGPPGSAGQVFSEAM, from the exons ATGGGTTCCGAAACGCTGTACGACATGACTTACCCCAAGATCGGAGCCGTGCGGGGTAAAGGGGCATCAAATGGCCAGGGTACACTGATCGTGGCTGTCACGGCCGTGATTGTCAGCTTCGTCACCATGTTTGTCGTCGTGTTTGTAATGGTGCGGCTGGGGGCGGAACTGGGCGAGATCAAGTTACAGCTGTCTCACCTGAAGGACACGGAAACGCACCTGAAGGAAACTGAAGCGCAGCTGAAGGAAATGGAATCGCATGTGCAAGAGCTGCGACAATGGAGAGAACACCTAGACGTGCAG GTCAGTCTTCAAGGCCCGAATGCTCAGGAGGACGTGAACGGAGATAGGCGTGGTAAAAGCGCCACCTTTCTGTACGGAGCTGAAGTGCATCAGCGAGCCAAGAGATCCGTGCACAACACTGGAGACTTTGCGAACAAGATTACATTGCCGATGACTCTTGGGG GATGCCTTGCTGCATCTGCTGGAAGGGACGGTGTGCAGGGCCCGCCCGGTCCTTCTGGAAGGGACGGTCAGACGGGACCACATGGTCCTCCCGGTCCACCAGGCCCTCCCGGTCCGCCTGGATCTGATGGACTAAACGGTCTGCAGGGCCCAGTCGGACCTTCCGGTCCTTCTGGAAGGGACGGTCAGGCAGGACCACTAGGCCCAACAGGACCACCCGGTCCGCCTGGATCTGATGGACTGAACGGTTCACAGGGTCCAGCCGGTGAGACAGGACCACCCGGTCCAGCCGGTGAGACAGGACCACCCGGCCCAGCCGGTCAGGCAGGACCACCCGGTCCAACAGGACCTTCCGGTCCACCTGGAACTGATGGACTAGACGGTCCGCAGGGCCCAGCCGGTCAGGCCGGACCTCCTGGACCTCCCGGCCCTCCCGGATCTGCTGGACAGGTATTTAGCGAGGCGATGTAA